In the Amblyraja radiata isolate CabotCenter1 chromosome 13, sAmbRad1.1.pri, whole genome shotgun sequence genome, one interval contains:
- the slitrk3 gene encoding SLIT and NTRK-like protein 3: protein MFWIAFLSTITLGWSTPIRLLEADSRDLEEPCMEPCYCEERESFLHVHCESKGFTNVSQVTESWRRPFKIYLQRNSMRKLYANGFLLLTNAVSINLGNNALQDIQAGAFNGMRLLKRLYLHENKLEVFRNDTFLGLESLEYLQADYNVLKRIDGGAFRNFNRLKVLIINDNLIPVLPFNLFRMVSLTHMDLRGNRLKTLSYAGTLQYISRNLMEIQLEENPWNCTCDILPLKTWLESIPYTVLVGEITCETPFHLHGKDLREIRSSELCPLLSNAEVEVSLGVPQLASSNDNVWPTKPSSMSLSVTYTASSVEYKTSGRSSKSTKTPKTLKAQPTLRSVYSGPNHPVVAGYQTRPPIPIICPAKCSCSLHINDLGLTVQCKTKGIENMSELIPRPLNARKLYLTGNLIQKIYRSDFWNFSSLDLLHLGSNGISYIQDGAFMNLPNLKILYLNNNTIERLSPGMFRGLQNLQYLYFEYNIISDIQPAAFSLMPNLQLLFLNNNRLRILPSDAFTGTSLARLSLRSNNFLYLPVSGVLEHLDSIVQIDLNDNPWDCSCDLMALKQWVEKISTVIMVGDVFCKTPGFLDGKDLKKVDYEILCPDLKHAAASPALPGSARNGNVISTASGFGFTSQGGAIPLSVLILSLLIIFISAVFIAAGLFAFVLRRRKKSPSCRRQDVDLTGMQMQCRIFEERAANSPEKAASHVYDYIPHPVTQMCNNPIYKPREGEMEAEFAETQEIDGNYKTLEKDKAWKMSLSNSNLNTIVTINQTNDFANFPDNGVIYPSVLDRERAAHTVGFVDCLYGTVPKLKELHVHPPGMQYPDLQQDARFKESILCGSSGRGYPDQPQSEYLDLRAKLQTKPDYLEVLEKSTYRF, encoded by the coding sequence AGTACGCCGATCCGGTTGCTGGAGGCGGATTCCAGAGACTTGGAGGAACCCTGCATGGAGCCGTGTTATTGCGAAGAGAGGGAGAGTTTTTTACACGTCCACTGTGAAAGCAAAGGTTTTACAAACGTCAGCCAGGTCACCGAGTCGTGGAGAAGACCGTTTAAGATCTACCTGCAACGGAACTCAATGAGGAAGCTCTATGCGAACGGGTTCCTTCTCTTAACCAACGCAGTGTCCATTAACCTGGGCAACAACGCTCTACAGGACATCCAGGCGGGTGCCTTTAACGGCATGAGGCTCCTGAAGCGTCTGTACTTACACGAGAACAAACTGGAGGTTTTCAGGAACGACACCTTCTTGGGATTGGAGAGCTTGGAGTATCTGCAAGCCGATTACAACGTCCTCAAGAGGATTGACGGAGGCGCGTTTAGGAACTTCAACCGTCTGAAGGTGTTGATTATCAACGACAACCTCATCCCCGTGCTTCCTTTCAATCTCTTCAGGATGGTGTCCTTGACCCACATGGATCTGCGGGGCAACCGGTTGAAGACGCTGTCTTATGCCGGGACGCTGCAATATATTTCCCGGAACCTCATGGAGATTCAATTGGAGGAGAACCCATGGAACTGCACATGTGATATTCTGCCGCTGAAGACTTGGTTGGAGAGCATACCGTACACGGTTCTGGTGGGGGAGATTACTTGCGAGACTCCATTCCATCTCCATGGCAAGGACCTGAGAGAGATCAGGAGTAGTGAGCTGTGCCCACTTCTGTCTAACGCCGAAGTGGAGGTCAGTCTGGGCGTCCCACAGCTGGCTTCCAGCAACGACAACGTGTGGCCTACTAAACCTTCTTCCATGTCCCTGTCCGTGACCTACACGGCGTCTTCGGTTGAATACAAGACATCAGGTAGATCGTCCAAATCAACCAAGACGCCCAAGACTTTAAAAGCACAGCCGACCCTCCGCAGCGTTTATTCTGGGCCCAATCACCCCGTTGTAGCGGGATACCAGACTAGACCACCAATCCCCATCATTTGCCCGGCCAAATGCTCCTGCAGTCTGCACATAAACGACTTGGGCTTGACGGTGCAGTGCAAAACCAAAGGGATTGAGAACATGTCTGAACTAATCCCACGGCCATTGAACGCCAGGAAGTTGTACTTGACGGGGAATCTGATTCAAAAGATATATAGGTCTGATTTCTGGAATTTCTCCAGTTTGGATCTCTTGCACTTGGGAAGCAATGGTATTTCTTACATCCAAGATGGTGCTTTCATGAATCTTCCAAATTTAAAGATCCTGTACCTGAACAACAACACAATCGAGCGCCTCAGCCCGGGTATGTTCAGAGGCCTACAGAATTTGCAATACTTGTATTTTGAATACAACATTATAAGCGACATCCAGCCCGCGGCGTTCAGCTTGATGCCCAATCTCCAGCTGTTGTTCCTCAACAACAATCGGCTGCGGATCCTTCCGTCCGATGCTTTCACGGGCACTTCTCTGGCCCGCCTGAGCTTGAGGAGCAACAACTTCCTCTACCTGCCCGTGAGCGGGGTGCTCGAACACCTGGACTCCATCGTGCAGATCGACCTCAACGACAACCCTTGGGATTGCTCCTGCGACCTGATGGCCCTCAAGCAGTGGGTGGAGAAGATCAGCACTGTCATCATGGTCGGCGACGTGTTCTGCAAGACGCCGGGGTTCCTCGACGGCAAAGACCTCAAGAAGGTGGACTACGAGATACTGTGCCCAGATTTGAAGCACGCCGCCGCTTCCCCGGCGCTCCCCGGCTCGGCTCGCAATGGGAACGTGATATCGACAGCGTCTGGCTTCGGGTTCACTTCGCAAGGTGGCGCTATCCCTCTTTCCGTCCTCATTTTGAGCCTGTTGATTATTTTCATTTCCGCCGTGTTTATTGCAGCTGGACTCTTCGCCTTTGTGCTCAGGAGACGCAAGAAATCGCCCTCCTGTCGGCGGCAGGACGTGGATTTGACTGGCATGCAAATGCAGTGCAGGATCTTCGAGGAGCGGGCTGCCAACTCGCCCGAGAAGGCAGCCAGCCACGTCTACGACTACATCCCCCACCCGGTCACTCAAATGTGCAATAACCCCATCTATAAACCGCGGGAGGGGGAAATGGAGGCGGAATTTGCGGAGACTCAGGAAATCGACGGCAATTACAAAACTCTGGAGAAAGACAAGGCGTGGAAAATGTCGCTGTCCAACAGCAACCTTAATACGATAGTGACAATTAACCAAACGAACGATTTTGCCAACTTCCCAGACAATGGGGTGATTTACCCCAGCGTGCTGGACAGAGAGAGGGCGGCTCACACCGTTGGCTTTGTAGACTGCCTCTACGGCACCGTGCCCAAGTTAAAAGAACTGCACGTTCACCCGCCAGGCATGCAGTATCCCGATTTACAACAAGACGCCAGGTTTAAAGAATCCATTCTATGTGGTTCCTCTGGCCGAGGTTATCCAGACCAACCCCAAAGCGAATACCTCGATTTAAGGGCCAAACTTCAAACCAAGCCAGACTACCTCGAAGTCTTAGAGAAGTCGACGTATCGATTTTAG